One Helianthus annuus cultivar XRQ/B chromosome 7, HanXRQr2.0-SUNRISE, whole genome shotgun sequence genomic region harbors:
- the LOC110908832 gene encoding protein ASPARTIC PROTEASE IN GUARD CELL 2, translating to MHSQQIGYLPIMSRFVYAPSPFPASVSATAGAVIVWIIVLFSCNTLSFASASVVEPTTVTLLPPHASGNFGAIFVPLYPYLPNSSGDGTSRRHRRTFDVPYANARMDLYDDLLITGYYSTRLWIGTPPQKFALIVDTGSSVTYVPCSTCVHCGKHQNPKFDPDSSSTYQPVKCTVDCTCDNSMTQCTYAREYAEMSSSSGVLGEDIISFGDQSDISPQRATFGCENSESGDLYTQRADGILGLGRGDLSLVDQLFHRAMIHDSFSLCYGGMDVGGGAMVLGGLIAPSGTVYAYSNPGRSPYYNVDLKEVLVAGKRLPLDPSVFDGKHGTVLDSGTTYAYIPEAAFLAFKDAIMKELHSLKQIKGPDPNYKDICFSGAGSDVSKLPENFPSVEMVFGKGHKLLLSPENYLFRHSRVSGAYCLGIFQNPKEPTTILGGIIVRNIFVMYERENHRIGFWKTNCSELWARLIASATPDKPHSSPDISPPAPLAPPFHISPGSKVASIIFYMSLDIKYPMLESHIAELTQLIATELHVNSSQVYLSDLTYEGNGSLTIWSITPLKPAEYMSKATASDIIARIAEDEIHLPKSFGKHRISNWYIEAVPNRTWWENYRNVIIILMVFIIGFLVLTTAWLWRYRQRTNIPYRPVGSAMSQLELQTVLS from the exons ATGCATTCGCAGCAGATCGGTTATCTTCCTATTATGTCGCGATTTGTCTACGCGCCGTCGCCGTTTCCGGCGTCGGTATCCGCTACTGCCGGTGCCGTGATTGTGTGGATTATTGTTCTGTTTAGTTGTAATACGTTGTCGTTTGCTTCTGCTTCCGTCGTTGAGCCGACAACGGTTACGCTTCTTCCTCCGCATGCTAGTGGTAATTTTGGCGCCATATTTGTACCGCTTTATCCGTATCTTCCTAATTCCTCTGGTGACGGAACATCTCGGAGGCACCGCCGGACGTTTGATGTTCCTTACGCGAACGCGCGGATGGATCTGTATGATGATTTACTTATCACCGG GTATTACTCAACGAGACTGTGGATTGGGACTCCACCGCAGAAGTTTGCTCTTATAGTTGACACAGGGAGTAGTGTTACTTATGTTCCATGCTCTACTTGTGTACACTGTGGCAAGCATCAG AATCCTAAGTTTGATCCAGATTCATCGAGCACGTATCAACCAGTGAAATGCACTGTTGATTGCACTTGTGACAATAGCATGACGCAATGCACATACGCAAGGGAATATGCCGAAATGAGTTCTAGCAGTGGTGTCCTTGGTGAGGACATCATATCATTCGGTGACCAAAGTGATATTTCACCTCAACGAGCCACTTTCGGTTGCGAAAATTCTGAAAGTGGCGATCTCTACACTCAACGTGCTGACGGAATACTGGGTTTGGGCCGTGGTGACTTAAGTCTAGTTGACCAGCTTTTTCACCGAGCTATGATACACGATTCGTTTTCTTTATGTTACGGTGGAATGGATGTTGGTGGTGGTGCCATGGTTCTTGGTGGTTTAATCGCTCCCTCGGGGACTGTGTATGCCTACTCAAACCCTGGACGCAG CCCATATTACAATGTTGACCTGAAGGAGGTACTTGTTGCTGGGAAGCGGTTGCCTTTAGATCCGAGCGTTTTTGATGGCAAACATGGAACAGTTTTAGACAGTGGAACCACATATGCATACATACctgaagcagcttttcttgcatTTAAGGATGCT ATCATGAAAGAACTCCACTCTTTAAAACAGATCAAAGGTCCGGATCCAAACTATAAGGACATTTGCTTCTCTGGTGCCGGAAG TGATGTTTCAAAGCTGCCAGAAAACTTCCCATCAGTTGAAATGGTTTTCGGGAAAGGACATAAGCTGTTACTATCCCCCGAGAACTACTTGTTCAGG CACTCAAGGGTGAGTGGAGCATATTGCCTGGGGATTTTTCAGAACCCCAAGGAACCAACAACTATTTTAGGAG GCATTATTGTCCGAAACATATTTGTTATGTATGAACGTGAAAATCACAGGATTGGATTTTGGAAAACTAATTGTTCTGAGCTATGGGCAAGACTTATTGCTTCTGCAACACCAGATAAACCGCATTCGAGTCCAGATATTTCTCCTCCAGCTCCATTGGCACCACCGTTTCATATTTCTCCAG GGTCAAAAGTCGCAAGCATAATATTCTACATGTCACTAGACATCAAGTACCCTATGTTGGAATCCCACATCGCAGAGCTTACTCAGTTAATCGCCACGGAGTTGCATGTTAACAGTTCACAG GTTTACTTGTCGGATCTTACATATGAGGGAAATGGTTCCCTTACAATATGGTCCATCACTCCACTAAAACCCGCTGAATATATGTCCAAAGCGACTGCATCT GATATTATTGCTCGAATAGCTGAAGATGAGATTCACCTTCCTAAAAGCTTTGGAAAACATCGTATATCCAATTGGTATATTGAGGCGGTTCCAAATAG AACTTGGTGGGAGAACTACAGGAATGTAATCATAATACTCATGGTCTTCATTATTGGATTTTTGGTTCTAACGACAGCGTGGCTTTGGAGATACCGACAGCGAACTAACATTCCCTACAGGCCAGTAGGTTCAGCCATGTCTCAACTAGAACTCCAGACAGTATTATCTTAA